The Shewanella mangrovisoli genome has a window encoding:
- a CDS encoding YheU family protein: protein MLIPYDALLQLPKETLANLIREYLLGQVEDGSFTSLDEQELSSAIVQCQQALKQGKLVLEYSEDDESFAIRHADQVAKRQD from the coding sequence ATGCTTATCCCCTACGATGCTTTACTCCAGCTCCCCAAAGAGACGTTAGCTAATTTAATCCGCGAATATCTATTAGGCCAAGTGGAGGATGGTAGTTTTACTAGCCTAGATGAGCAAGAACTATCATCGGCAATAGTGCAATGCCAACAAGCACTTAAACAAGGCAAACTCGTCTTGGAATACAGCGAGGACGATGAATCCTTTGCCATTCGCCACGCCGACCAAGTGGCCAAACGGCAAGATTGA
- a CDS encoding phosphoribulokinase, which produces MSAKHPIIAVTGSSGAGTTTTTTAFSHIFRQLGINAAFVEGDSFHHFTRAEMEVMIRKSQAENRNLSYFGPEANNFARLEQCFRDYGATGQGETRSYLHTFDEAVPFNQMPGTFTQWRPLPENTDMLYYEGLHGGVVTGDANVAQHVDLLIGMVPIVNLEWIQKIIRDTSERGHSREKVMGSIVRSMDDYIKHMTPQFSRTHINFQRVPTVDTSNPFSAKDIPSLDESFVVIRFRGINNVDFPYYLSMIQGSFMSRVNTLVVPGGKMSLAMELILTPLIKDLMEKRQQLNSPQAN; this is translated from the coding sequence ATGTCAGCAAAACATCCGATTATTGCAGTTACAGGCTCATCCGGCGCAGGAACCACCACTACTACTACCGCCTTTAGTCATATCTTTCGCCAACTCGGGATCAACGCTGCCTTTGTAGAAGGCGATAGTTTTCATCACTTTACCCGTGCAGAGATGGAAGTGATGATCCGCAAATCCCAGGCCGAGAATCGCAATCTGAGTTACTTTGGCCCCGAGGCCAATAACTTTGCCCGCCTAGAACAATGCTTTCGCGATTACGGCGCCACAGGCCAAGGTGAAACCCGCAGCTATTTACATACCTTCGATGAGGCTGTGCCCTTTAACCAAATGCCGGGCACCTTCACCCAATGGCGTCCACTGCCCGAAAACACCGATATGTTGTATTACGAAGGCTTACATGGTGGCGTAGTCACGGGCGATGCCAACGTGGCCCAGCATGTGGATTTGCTGATCGGCATGGTGCCTATCGTCAACTTAGAGTGGATCCAAAAGATCATTCGAGACACCTCGGAGCGAGGCCATAGCCGCGAAAAAGTCATGGGCTCAATCGTGCGCAGCATGGACGATTATATTAAGCATATGACGCCGCAGTTTTCCCGTACCCATATCAACTTCCAACGGGTGCCGACGGTAGATACCTCTAACCCCTTTAGCGCCAAAGATATTCCAAGCCTAGATGAAAGCTTTGTGGTGATCCGTTTTCGCGGTATCAACAACGTCGACTTCCCCTATTATTTGAGCATGATCCAAGGCTCCTTTATGTCACGGGTCAACACCTTAGTGGTGCCGGGCGGCAAAATGTCCCTCGCAATGGAGCTGATCCTCACACCCTTGATTAAAGATTTAATGGAAAAACGTCAGCAGCTTAATAGCCCACAGGCAAACTGA
- a CDS encoding hydrolase produces MPNVFNPPWWAKSPHVQTILPVFTKVAKPVLERQRLELPDGDFIDLDWQAKPEIGKPIVVIIHGLEGSAQSHYARRILQACKEQGLAAVVHHHRSCSGETNRLARSYHSGDTDDLQFSLSLLQQTYPQSPLLAVGYSLGGNVLTKYQGEYQEHSLLSRAVVVSAPLQLSACAKRLENGFSKVYQSHLIKQLQHKVNQKLADPDLAGAMALSPMQVAHLNTFYDFDDKVTAPLHGFLGVEDYYTRASGLPFIKCITKPTLILHAKDDPFMTDAVIPHSSQLSEHVEYELHAHGGHVGFIEGGTPWKPRYYLERRILDFLLANDALSAP; encoded by the coding sequence ATGCCAAACGTTTTTAATCCGCCTTGGTGGGCCAAAAGTCCCCATGTACAAACTATCCTGCCCGTATTTACTAAAGTGGCCAAACCTGTGCTTGAGCGGCAGCGACTCGAGCTTCCCGACGGCGATTTTATCGATTTAGATTGGCAAGCAAAGCCAGAAATCGGCAAACCCATTGTGGTTATCATTCATGGGTTAGAGGGCAGTGCCCAGTCCCATTATGCCAGACGCATTCTGCAAGCCTGTAAAGAGCAAGGGTTAGCCGCTGTGGTTCACCACCACAGAAGCTGCTCAGGGGAAACCAATCGCCTTGCCCGCAGTTACCACAGTGGCGATACCGACGATTTGCAGTTTAGCCTAAGCCTGCTGCAACAAACGTATCCGCAATCACCTTTATTAGCCGTGGGTTACAGCTTAGGCGGCAATGTACTAACCAAATATCAAGGCGAATATCAAGAGCATAGCCTGTTGAGTCGCGCCGTGGTCGTGTCGGCGCCGCTGCAATTATCGGCCTGTGCCAAACGCTTAGAAAATGGTTTTTCAAAAGTATATCAAAGCCATTTAATCAAACAGTTACAACATAAGGTCAATCAAAAACTCGCTGACCCCGATCTGGCGGGCGCGATGGCATTGAGTCCAATGCAAGTTGCTCATCTCAATACTTTTTATGACTTTGACGATAAAGTCACCGCGCCGCTCCATGGATTTTTGGGTGTTGAAGATTACTACACCCGTGCCAGCGGCCTACCTTTTATCAAGTGCATCACTAAGCCTACGCTGATTTTGCATGCCAAGGACGATCCCTTTATGACGGACGCCGTTATCCCGCATTCCAGCCAGCTTTCTGAACATGTGGAATATGAATTACATGCCCATGGCGGCCATGTCGGTTTTATTGAGGGTGGTACGCCTTGGAAGCCACGCTATTATCTAGAGCGGCGCATTTTAGACTTTTTACTCGCCAATGATGCTTTATCGGCACCTTAA
- a CDS encoding GNAT family N-acetyltransferase, with product MLRIRKATQLDAKACWDIRNAAINKGCAGFYAQEDLEIWTQGELTESFRRMVGAHFYVAEILNETTQESTVVGTIMLDEPYAQVEALFVSPEAMGLGVGRSLLQFIETKAFNLGLAQLRLESTLNAVEFYRHCGFGGEGLEEDAVYCSPRGIALDCRVMYKNLGRLTSRR from the coding sequence ATGCTAAGGATACGTAAAGCGACGCAATTAGATGCCAAGGCCTGCTGGGATATTCGCAATGCGGCGATTAATAAAGGCTGCGCCGGATTTTATGCTCAAGAAGACTTAGAGATTTGGACTCAGGGTGAATTGACTGAATCTTTTCGTCGTATGGTGGGCGCGCATTTTTATGTGGCTGAAATCCTCAATGAGACAACCCAAGAATCGACGGTTGTGGGCACCATCATGCTGGATGAACCCTATGCTCAGGTTGAGGCGCTGTTTGTCTCTCCCGAGGCGATGGGCTTAGGTGTTGGCAGATCCTTACTGCAATTTATTGAAACAAAAGCGTTTAATTTAGGCCTTGCCCAGTTGCGATTAGAGTCGACCTTAAATGCGGTCGAATTTTATCGCCACTGCGGTTTTGGTGGTGAAGGCTTAGAGGAAGACGCCGTCTATTGCTCACCCCGTGGCATCGCCTTGGATTGTCGGGTGATGTACAAAAACTTAGGGCGCTTAACTTCACGCCGTTAG